In Aestuariibaculum lutulentum, one DNA window encodes the following:
- a CDS encoding uroporphyrinogen-III synthase — protein sequence MKVKTILVSQPEPKIENSPYFDLIEKQKVKIDFRPFIHVEGVPAKEVRQQKVDLSKYTAIILTSRNAVDHFFRVADEMRFKVPDTMKYFCQSEAVAFYLQKYVVYRKRKIYVGKRTFSELSPLIKKYKDEKFLLPNTDKVKDEVPDTLNALGVDWKQAIFYKTVISDLSDLSDVFYDILVFFSPSGIESLFHNFPDFKQNDTRIAVFGNTTIQAVEEKGLRVDIAAPTPETPSMTMALEKYIEKVNKGK from the coding sequence ATGAAAGTGAAAACCATTTTAGTATCTCAACCAGAACCTAAAATAGAAAACTCGCCTTACTTCGATTTAATTGAGAAACAAAAAGTAAAAATAGACTTTCGCCCTTTTATACATGTTGAAGGAGTTCCTGCTAAGGAAGTTAGACAACAAAAAGTTGATTTAAGCAAATACACTGCTATTATTTTAACCAGTAGAAACGCTGTAGACCATTTCTTTAGAGTAGCTGATGAAATGCGTTTTAAAGTGCCAGATACTATGAAATATTTTTGTCAGTCTGAAGCTGTTGCTTTTTATCTTCAAAAATATGTTGTTTACAGAAAGCGTAAAATCTATGTAGGTAAACGTACTTTCTCAGAACTTTCTCCTTTAATTAAAAAATATAAAGACGAGAAATTTTTATTACCTAACACCGATAAGGTGAAAGATGAAGTGCCAGACACTTTAAATGCTTTAGGAGTAGATTGGAAACAAGCTATTTTCTACAAGACTGTAATTAGTGATCTTTCCGATTTATCTGATGTTTTTTATGATATTTTAGTATTCTTTAGTCCATCAGGAATTGAATCATTATTCCACAATTTCCCGGACTTCAAACAAAACGATACTAGAATTGCGGTCTTTGGAAACACGACCATTCAAGCTGTAGAAGAAAAAGGTTTACGTGTAGATATTGCGGCACCAACTCCTGAAACGCCTTCTATGACTATGGCTTTAGAAAAATACATTGAAAAAGTAAACAAAGGAAAATAA
- the pckA gene encoding phosphoenolpyruvate carboxykinase (ATP) codes for MENYSQITKTISLEKYGIKNADVRYQLTPDELHEIAIEKGQAVEASSGALAVNTGEFTGRSPKDRFIVKDDVTRDRVWWGDINIPFEADKFDALYDKVTDYLSNKEVFVRDSYACADEDYKLNIRVINEYSWSNQFAYNMFLRPTEEELVGFDPEWTIVNAPGFMANPEVDGTRQHNFAILNFTRKIALIGGTGYTGEIKKGIFSALNFILPVYKNTLPMHCSANVGKDGDTAIFFGLSGTGKTTLSTDPNRSLIGDDEHGWTAENTVFNFEGGCYAKVINLSRENEPEIYDAIKKGAILENVILDADKNVIFEDTSITQNTRVSYPLNHIENIQEPSIGKNPKNIFFLTADAFGVLPPISKLTPAQAAYHFISGYTAKVAGTEAGVVEPQPSFSACFGAPFMPLHPAKYAEMLSAKMTESGVNVWLVNTGWTGGPYGVGTRMKLKYTRAMINAVLNGDLGLYNYDDYHIHSVFGVAQPRSCPGVPTSVLSPRATWNDDEKYYTTAFKLSNAFRENFKKFEAHCSEEIRRGGPQRYAF; via the coding sequence ATGGAAAACTATAGTCAAATTACGAAAACGATTTCGTTGGAGAAATATGGAATTAAAAATGCCGATGTAAGGTATCAATTAACACCAGATGAGTTGCATGAAATAGCTATTGAGAAAGGTCAGGCTGTTGAAGCATCTTCAGGAGCTTTGGCTGTTAATACCGGAGAGTTTACAGGACGCTCACCTAAGGACAGATTTATAGTTAAAGATGATGTGACTCGCGATCGCGTATGGTGGGGAGACATTAATATTCCATTTGAAGCAGATAAATTTGATGCTTTATATGATAAAGTAACAGATTATTTATCAAACAAAGAGGTGTTTGTTAGAGATAGCTATGCGTGTGCCGATGAAGATTACAAATTAAATATTCGTGTTATTAACGAGTATTCATGGAGTAATCAGTTTGCTTATAACATGTTTTTAAGACCTACTGAGGAAGAATTAGTTGGTTTCGATCCGGAATGGACGATTGTTAATGCACCAGGTTTTATGGCAAATCCTGAAGTAGATGGTACAAGACAACACAATTTTGCCATTTTAAATTTCACGAGAAAAATTGCATTAATTGGAGGTACGGGGTATACGGGAGAAATTAAAAAGGGAATTTTCTCAGCTCTGAATTTTATTCTTCCGGTTTATAAAAACACGTTGCCAATGCACTGTAGCGCCAATGTTGGAAAAGATGGAGATACAGCTATTTTCTTTGGATTATCGGGTACAGGTAAAACCACATTGTCTACAGATCCTAACCGCAGTTTAATTGGAGATGATGAGCACGGTTGGACCGCTGAAAATACAGTGTTTAATTTTGAAGGTGGTTGTTATGCTAAGGTCATTAACCTGTCGAGAGAGAACGAACCTGAAATTTACGATGCCATTAAAAAAGGAGCCATTCTTGAAAACGTGATTCTTGATGCTGATAAGAATGTCATTTTTGAAGATACCTCTATCACTCAAAATACAAGGGTAAGTTACCCGTTAAACCATATTGAAAATATTCAGGAGCCTTCAATTGGGAAGAACCCTAAAAATATATTCTTTTTAACAGCTGATGCTTTTGGGGTATTGCCTCCAATTTCTAAGTTAACACCGGCTCAGGCCGCTTATCATTTTATTTCGGGTTACACCGCAAAAGTAGCTGGAACAGAAGCTGGAGTTGTAGAGCCTCAGCCATCATTTTCAGCTTGTTTTGGTGCACCATTTATGCCCTTACATCCTGCAAAATATGCAGAGATGTTAAGTGCTAAAATGACAGAATCCGGAGTCAACGTATGGTTAGTAAATACGGGTTGGACAGGTGGTCCTTATGGTGTGGGTACACGCATGAAATTAAAGTATACACGTGCTATGATTAATGCCGTATTAAATGGTGATTTAGGTTTATATAATTACGACGATTACCACATCCATTCAGTGTTTGGTGTGGCACAACCAAGATCTTGTCCGGGAGTGCCAACATCGGTGTTAAGCCCGAGGGCTACCTGGAATGATGATGAGAAATATTATACAACGGCATTTAAACTAAGTAATGCCTTCCGTGAAAACTTCAAAAAATTTGAAGCACATTGCAGCGAAGAAATTCGTCGTGGAGGACCACAACGCTACGCGTTTTAA
- a CDS encoding DUF423 domain-containing protein: MNKRILIAGAVLGALSVILGAFGAHGLKSLVSVEAVNTFETGVRYQMYHAFLLLFVGIVPKVQEKAKNILFYLVLIGVILFSGSIYALATNTLTTFDFKTIGFVTPIGGLFLISSWVFLIINFVKNNY; this comes from the coding sequence ATGAACAAACGAATATTAATTGCTGGGGCGGTTTTGGGTGCGTTGAGTGTTATTCTTGGTGCTTTTGGTGCTCATGGATTGAAATCTTTGGTTTCTGTTGAAGCCGTAAATACTTTTGAGACAGGTGTACGTTACCAGATGTATCATGCATTTTTATTGCTATTTGTAGGTATTGTCCCAAAAGTGCAAGAAAAGGCCAAAAATATCCTCTTTTATTTAGTGCTCATTGGTGTCATTTTATTTTCAGGTTCTATTTATGCTTTAGCGACAAATACGTTAACCACATTCGACTTTAAAACCATTGGATTTGTAACGCCAATAGGAGGACTTTTCTTAATAAGCTCCTGGGTGTTTTTGATTATTAATTTCGTAAAAAATAATTATTAA